CGATGAAATTGGATTTGGACATTTCTCTTCAATCACTTATTGGTTAAGTGGAGAAGTTGGTAAACTTGTTGGAAAAGGTTCAAAATCTACAGAAGAAATGAAATTTCCAAAAGGCTTATCTTTCTTAAGAGATTCAAGTGTTGCAATTGCTTTGACTATGCTTATCATGTTCTTAATCGTTACTTTAGTGGCTGGACCAGATTTTGTTCTTAACACATTAGGCGTAACTCAAAACTACATCGTATTCGCAATCATTCAATCCATTACTTTCGCTGGAGGAGTTTACATTATCTTAGCTGGAGTTCGCATGGTTATTGCTGAAATCGTTCCTGCATTCAAAGGAATTTCTGAAAAAATCGTTCCAAATGCAAAACCCGCACTTGACTGCCCAATCGTATTCCCATACGCTCCAAACGCTGTTATCATAGGATTCTTAGTATCCTTCTTAGGTGGTATCGTTGGTATGTTAATACTTATCGCAGTTGGTGGAATTGTTATACTTCCTGGAGTTATTCCTCATTTCTTCGTTGGTGCTACAGCTGGTGTATTCGGTAATGCCACCGGTGGTAGAAGAGGCGCAGTTGTCGGCTCATTTATCAATGGATTAGTTATCACATTCTTACCATTACTATTAATGCCTGTACTTGGAAACTTAGGATTTGCAAACACTACTTTCTCAGATGCTGACTTTATCGGTACTGGAATCGTTTTAGGCTTCTTTGCACAATACGGAGTATATGCTATATCTGCTCTTGTAATCGTATTATTTGCTCTACCATTTGTTTTGAATTTTCTACCGAAGAAAAAACAAGCATAAGTTTTAAAGGAAATGTAAAGGGGAATGAGAATTCCCCTTTCATATTGATAAGGAGTGAGATAAATGGAACAATTCAGTAAAAAGATCAGAATCGAATTATTAAAAATGTTAAAACATAGAGGATTTGGCCATATTGGTGGAAGTCTATCTATCGTAGAAGTGTTAAGTGTGTTATATGATAAAGTGCTAAAGATTGATCCTCTAAATCCTTTATGGGAAGAAAGAGATTATTTTGTTTTGTCCAAAGGACATGCAGGTCCTGCGTTATACGCAACCCTTGCACTTAAGGGATATTTCAAGATAGAAGATTTATTAACTTTAAACGAACCACATACCTCACTACCAAGTCATACAGATCGCTTGAAAACAAAAGGTGTCGATATGACAACCGGCTCTCTTGGACAAGGATTTTCAAGTGCGGTAGGAATTGCGAAAGCTTTAAAAATACAACACAAACAAAACAAAGTCTATGTGATAGTAGGAGATGGAGAATTAAACGAAGGTCAGTGCTACGAAGCGATGCAATTTGCAAGTCATCATTTACTGGATAATTTAGTTGTATTTGTGGATGAAAACAAATTACAACTCGATGGATTCACAGAAGATATCTGTAATCCATTTGACTTAAGAAAGAAATTTGAAGATTTTGGTTTTTATGCTTGTCGTTGTGATGGACATAATGAACAAGCAATTTTAGATGAAATCAAAAAAGCAAAGACAAATAGTGGAAGACCTACTTGCATTATTTTAGAAACCATCAAAGGCAAAGGTGTAAAAGAATTAGAAAACACCATTGGAAGTCATCATGTCCGATTTACTGAAATTGAGAATAAAATGATTGACAATTCCATCAAAGAATTGGAGGCTTCTATCAAATGACTTATAAAATAAAACAAGAATTTAAAGATGCTCCTCTTGAAATGAGAGCAGCATATAACAATACAATGACCTTGCTTGCTAAAACGAATCCAAACATCGTTTTAGTAGAAGCAGACCTTATGGGAGCTATTAAAACAAACGGCTTCATGAAGGCCTTTCCTGAACGTTTTGTCAATGTGGGTATTATGGAACAAAACATGATGGGAGTTGCGTCAGGGCTTAGTTTAAGAGGCCTAACACCTTATGTTCATACGTTTGGTCCTTTTGCGACAAGACGTTGCTTTGATCAAGTGTTTCTAGCTATAGGATATGCAGGACTTGATGTGAAAATTATTGGCAGTGACGCTGGAATTACCGCAAGCCATAATGGTGGAACTCATATGCCTTTTGAAGATTTGGGCCTGATGAGACTTATTCCAAATGCTTTTGTCTTGGAGATAAGTGATCATGTGATGTTTGAAGATATTTTAACTCAAACTCAATATTTAAAAGGACTCTTTTATCTAAGAATTATCCGAAAACAAATGATGCAAATTTATGAAGAAGGTTCTACTTTTGTCATTGGTAAAGGAATAGTGTTAAGAGAAGGAAAAGACGCCACAATCGTAGCGACTGGTATTATGTTAAAAGAAGCGTTACTTGCTCATGATTTATTAAAAAAAGAAGGAATCTCTGTTAGTGTTTTAGATATGTTCACCATTAAGCCTCTTGACAAAAGCTTGCTTTTAGAGTATGCTAAAAAAACAAAATTCATTGTGACTTGTGACAA
This is a stretch of genomic DNA from Bacillota bacterium. It encodes these proteins:
- a CDS encoding transketolase translates to MEQFSKKIRIELLKMLKHRGFGHIGGSLSIVEVLSVLYDKVLKIDPLNPLWEERDYFVLSKGHAGPALYATLALKGYFKIEDLLTLNEPHTSLPSHTDRLKTKGVDMTTGSLGQGFSSAVGIAKALKIQHKQNKVYVIVGDGELNEGQCYEAMQFASHHLLDNLVVFVDENKLQLDGFTEDICNPFDLRKKFEDFGFYACRCDGHNEQAILDEIKKAKTNSGRPTCIILETIKGKGVKELENTIGSHHVRFTEIENKMIDNSIKELEASIK
- a CDS encoding PTS ascorbate transporter subunit IIC, coding for MKFITDLLSTPSILLGIIVFVGLVAQKKNVSEVIRGTLKSILGFIILGAGAGVLVGTLDYFGVLFQEAFSVQGVVPNNEAIVSLALVDYATATAAIMVIGMAANILIARFTKLKFIFLTGHHTLYMACLIAVVLKVGGLDGWLLYLIGGMALGLTMAVFPAIAHPTMKKITGNDEIGFGHFSSITYWLSGEVGKLVGKGSKSTEEMKFPKGLSFLRDSSVAIALTMLIMFLIVTLVAGPDFVLNTLGVTQNYIVFAIIQSITFAGGVYIILAGVRMVIAEIVPAFKGISEKIVPNAKPALDCPIVFPYAPNAVIIGFLVSFLGGIVGMLILIAVGGIVILPGVIPHFFVGATAGVFGNATGGRRGAVVGSFINGLVITFLPLLLMPVLGNLGFANTTFSDADFIGTGIVLGFFAQYGVYAISALVIVLFALPFVLNFLPKKKQA
- a CDS encoding transketolase family protein — protein: MTYKIKQEFKDAPLEMRAAYNNTMTLLAKTNPNIVLVEADLMGAIKTNGFMKAFPERFVNVGIMEQNMMGVASGLSLRGLTPYVHTFGPFATRRCFDQVFLAIGYAGLDVKIIGSDAGITASHNGGTHMPFEDLGLMRLIPNAFVLEISDHVMFEDILTQTQYLKGLFYLRIIRKQMMQIYEEGSTFVIGKGIVLREGKDATIVATGIMLKEALLAHDLLKKEGISVSVLDMFTIKPLDKSLLLEYAKKTKFIVTCDNHNIIGGLGSAVLEALSEDFPTKVIRLGVKDRFGQVGPQEFLQEEYELRAIDIVRKVKENL